A genomic window from Pseudonocardia broussonetiae includes:
- a CDS encoding 3-hydroxyacyl-CoA dehydrogenase NAD-binding domain-containing protein, producing MSDQKAVRWEKGEDGIVVVTLDDPGRSANTMNERFGEAFDECVSALVADRDALTGVILTSAKKTFFAGGDLDSLSTATPADAPRFYEQSMAIKTVLRRLETLGKPVVAAMNGTALGGGLEIGLACHHRIGLDARGVLYGLPEVTLGLLPGGGGVVRITRMLGIADGFMKVLAQGQRMKPAQALETGIVDELAATPEEMLDKARAFIAANPEAAQPWDRPGYRIPGGTPSSPKLAAFLPAFPANLRKQLKGAPMPAPRNILAAAVEGTQVDIETAFRIEARYFTELVTGQVSTNMTKAFFYDLQAINGGRSRPDGFEKWQPRKVAVLGAGMMGAGIAYVCALAGWEVVLKDVELASAEKGKAYSEGLVAKGVKRGKTTLEKGEALLGRITPTADYGDLAGCDVVIEAVFESVSLKQEVFREAMKVVEPDALLCSNTSTLPITELAAGLDREGDFIGLHFFSPVDKMPLVEIIRGERTSDAALAKAFDLTLGIKKTPIVVNDSRGFFTSRVIGTFINEGVAMLAEGIDPQTIEQASSQAGYPAPVLQLMDELTLTLPQKIRKETRAAVEAAGGTWTPHPSEGVIDRLVEAGRTGRSGGAGFYEYVDGKRAGLWKGLREELGATNHDVDLHELSERMLVIEALETVKCFDEGVLTSVPDANIGSIFGIGYPAWTGGVVQYVEGYPGGPAGFVARADEFAQKYGERFAVPASLRERAKETAAA from the coding sequence ATGAGCGACCAGAAGGCCGTGCGCTGGGAGAAGGGCGAGGACGGCATCGTCGTCGTCACCCTGGACGACCCGGGCCGCAGCGCCAACACCATGAACGAGCGCTTCGGTGAGGCGTTCGACGAGTGCGTCAGCGCGCTCGTCGCCGACCGGGACGCCCTCACCGGCGTCATCCTCACCTCGGCGAAGAAGACGTTCTTCGCGGGCGGCGACCTCGACTCGCTGTCGACGGCCACCCCGGCCGACGCCCCCCGCTTCTACGAGCAGTCCATGGCGATCAAGACCGTGCTGCGCCGGCTGGAGACGCTCGGCAAGCCCGTCGTCGCCGCGATGAACGGCACCGCGCTCGGCGGCGGCCTGGAGATCGGCCTGGCCTGCCACCACCGCATCGGCCTCGACGCGCGGGGCGTGCTCTACGGCCTGCCCGAGGTGACGCTGGGCCTGCTGCCCGGCGGCGGCGGCGTCGTGCGCATCACGCGGATGCTCGGCATCGCCGACGGCTTCATGAAGGTGCTCGCCCAGGGCCAGCGGATGAAGCCCGCGCAGGCGCTGGAGACCGGCATCGTCGACGAGCTCGCGGCCACGCCCGAGGAGATGCTCGACAAGGCCCGCGCCTTCATCGCGGCCAACCCCGAGGCCGCGCAGCCGTGGGACAGGCCGGGGTACAGGATCCCCGGCGGCACCCCGTCGTCGCCGAAGCTCGCGGCGTTCCTGCCCGCGTTCCCGGCCAACCTGCGCAAGCAGCTCAAGGGCGCGCCGATGCCGGCGCCGCGCAACATCCTCGCGGCGGCCGTCGAGGGCACGCAGGTCGACATCGAGACCGCGTTCCGCATCGAGGCCCGCTACTTCACCGAGCTCGTCACCGGCCAGGTCAGCACGAACATGACCAAGGCGTTCTTCTACGACCTGCAGGCCATCAACGGCGGCCGCTCGCGGCCCGACGGCTTCGAGAAGTGGCAGCCGCGCAAGGTCGCCGTGCTGGGCGCCGGGATGATGGGCGCGGGCATCGCCTACGTCTGCGCGCTCGCCGGCTGGGAGGTCGTGCTCAAGGACGTCGAGCTCGCCTCCGCCGAGAAGGGCAAGGCCTACTCCGAGGGCCTGGTCGCCAAGGGCGTCAAGCGCGGCAAGACCACGCTGGAGAAGGGCGAGGCGCTGCTCGGGCGCATCACCCCCACCGCCGACTACGGCGACCTCGCCGGCTGCGACGTCGTCATCGAGGCCGTGTTCGAGTCGGTGTCGCTCAAGCAGGAGGTGTTCCGCGAGGCGATGAAGGTCGTCGAGCCCGACGCCCTGCTCTGCTCCAACACCTCGACGCTGCCGATCACCGAGCTCGCCGCGGGCCTCGACCGCGAGGGCGACTTCATCGGCCTGCACTTCTTCTCGCCCGTCGACAAGATGCCGCTCGTGGAGATCATCCGCGGCGAGCGCACGTCCGACGCCGCGCTGGCCAAGGCGTTCGACCTGACGCTGGGGATCAAGAAGACCCCGATCGTCGTCAACGACAGCCGCGGGTTCTTCACCAGCCGCGTCATCGGCACCTTCATCAACGAGGGCGTCGCGATGCTGGCCGAGGGCATCGACCCGCAGACGATCGAGCAGGCGTCGTCGCAGGCCGGCTACCCGGCGCCGGTGCTGCAGCTGATGGACGAGCTCACGCTCACGCTGCCGCAGAAGATCCGCAAGGAGACGCGGGCGGCCGTCGAGGCGGCGGGCGGCACGTGGACGCCGCACCCGTCCGAGGGCGTCATCGACCGGCTCGTCGAGGCCGGCCGCACCGGCAGGTCGGGCGGCGCGGGCTTCTACGAGTACGTCGACGGCAAGCGCGCCGGCCTGTGGAAGGGGCTGCGCGAGGAGCTCGGCGCCACCAACCACGACGTCGACCTGCACGAGCTGTCCGAGCGCATGCTGGTCATCGAGGCGCTCGAGACCGTGAAGTGCTTCGACGAGGGCGTGCTCACCTCGGTGCCCGACGCCAACATCGGCTCGATCTTCGGCATCGGCTACCCGGCCTGGACCGGCGGCGTGGTGCAGTACGTCGAGGGCTACCCGGGCGGCCCGGCCGGCTTCGTGGCGCGGGCCGACGAGTTCGCGCAGAAGTACGGCGAGCGGTTCGCGGTGCCGGCGAGCCTGCGGGAGCGGGCGAAGGAGACGGCGGCGGCCTGA
- a CDS encoding carboxylate-amine ligase: protein MSARTVGVEEEFLLLDPGSGRPRAVGGAVLAAWDSAEPDADGAGLTGELHREQLETGTRPCRTLDELGAQLRNTRAEAAAAAARLGAAVAPLGTSPLPVEPTVSPVERYARMVQRFGITVDDQLTCGCHVHVAIDSAEEGVAALDRIRPWLAPLLAVSANSPFWQGADSGHDSFRSQVWSRWPSAGAYAPFGSAQGYREFVDGVLATDTVLDEGMVYLDARLSRDHPTLEVRVADVCRDPDDAVLVAALVRGLVETAVRGWRAGDGVPPVRTEVLRLAAWRAGRSGVTGDLLHPATWRPAPAADVLGALVAHVADALDEAGDRTAVDALLAGVLARGTGAQRQRAVRERTGSLAAVAQDAALPAP from the coding sequence GGGCCGTCGGCGGGGCCGTGCTGGCCGCGTGGGACTCCGCCGAGCCGGACGCCGACGGCGCCGGGCTCACCGGGGAGCTGCACCGCGAGCAGCTGGAGACGGGCACGCGCCCGTGCCGCACGCTCGACGAGCTGGGCGCGCAGCTACGCAACACCCGCGCGGAGGCCGCCGCCGCCGCGGCCCGGCTCGGGGCCGCCGTCGCGCCGCTGGGGACGTCGCCGCTGCCGGTGGAGCCGACCGTCTCGCCGGTGGAGCGCTACGCCCGGATGGTGCAGCGGTTCGGCATCACCGTCGACGACCAGCTGACCTGCGGCTGCCACGTGCACGTGGCGATCGACTCCGCGGAGGAGGGCGTCGCCGCGCTCGACCGCATCCGGCCCTGGCTCGCGCCGCTGCTGGCCGTCAGCGCCAACTCCCCGTTCTGGCAGGGCGCCGACTCCGGGCACGACAGCTTCCGCAGCCAGGTGTGGTCGCGCTGGCCGTCGGCGGGGGCGTACGCGCCGTTCGGGTCGGCGCAGGGCTACCGCGAGTTCGTCGACGGCGTGCTCGCCACCGATACGGTCCTCGACGAGGGCATGGTCTACCTCGACGCCCGCCTGTCCCGCGACCACCCGACGCTGGAGGTGCGGGTCGCCGACGTCTGCCGCGACCCCGACGACGCCGTGCTGGTCGCGGCCCTGGTGCGCGGGCTGGTGGAGACCGCGGTCCGGGGCTGGCGGGCCGGCGACGGGGTGCCGCCGGTGCGCACCGAGGTGCTGCGGCTGGCGGCGTGGCGGGCCGGACGGTCGGGCGTCACGGGCGACCTGCTGCACCCCGCGACCTGGCGCCCGGCCCCGGCCGCGGACGTCCTCGGGGCGCTGGTGGCCCACGTCGCCGACGCCCTGGACGAGGCGGGCGACCGCACCGCCGTCGACGCCCTGCTCGCCGGTGTCCTGGCCCGCGGCACCGGGGCGCAGCGCCAGCGGGCGGTGCGGGAGCGGACCGGGTCGCTGGCGGCGGTGGCCCAGGACGCGGCCCTGCCGGCGCCCTGA